In a genomic window of Brettanomyces nanus chromosome 1, complete sequence:
- a CDS encoding uncharacterized protein (BUSCO:EOG09340149~EggNog:ENOG41), translating into MPGQISNKTLWLEEVIPQIDVLMSTSSTSSLNKALSKLHTSLKKKEAASELTVKQVELIWISIFNSFTRCPFDSKLSQLVMRVFSDILALDFDIYAEKLCKFIYTCSLKPIATAVELTLLGWITFLCRELTEKHSFYGVVCDLLVPSSVLLFNHVSERIADLDKKDHHKIRSLGTVISEIKSQYMLILSYYSEDDNCLDKLVTAICNERLPINGILANIGILSGAALELKTRRNFPKPYDQLNSNAMEIVKFFDNECLGPKVSLTFASLHQFEHFVACFVHQSEFLELLPSLQKASLRNSEMAFNKVIPSIFKAVDSSKFDVINTVVSSRKFFSSLMSSLKSSKVTVREGGASAIAVLVSKLSQTSQKEPLVELLAELFKILKSLSPTATEQKVLIYRIISSVPAIIPTDVEDKIITDVLSCSSSDTHEESLSASLRTAFSFFLHTLTSGTASSDLINSVTASTEKGLNDKNQSLRACWCMSIGSALLHVSDNDKVNQFITDKIIGSLSEILKTCIRYPLPSVTNKLIGGGYAAAYILMFLNKNCREIVLKSLVGVDSKPCILTNLKLIEKLTSEETQIWFIRALYSAASFLEDNSMSFGYVALYTCISRNVLNKAHILSYRLLHESITRNQKPICASCISAVNDLIHQPCTYDHDLNLDTQYLHAFISSLTRPSSGLDKEILEITLIGLLIPCYHEKFAVLRNKWVGVCQSADVDPGYLVSKYDSAIIEQLSTALMEDTEVTVPSNVYSAVCNAIANISFISPSSTVPRLTHIIAKDMDTISDLNIDDEKVAIWKGNEGEMVVNILEKSNIKRQQLLNKNSKDYETMKWEQEVRKKLEEKKKIAKQLTKEEKVLVEQQLKYESSIRKIVEKHYLTLRRGLEIIIALSNEASAADNNSEEWFPVAVSKILKLLNSESAKKLVGELATKCFLAMSRVLTITGLTGTSSIKWIGASTLRLYNIESIPLIYTPKDLTELISSQLFSLKISSDKGQFTSITLMYLLPLLIRVIEYGKKYVTTNHKENQVHMEDDYVDEAPQEEQLALALSIISSNSETFADENIPRFNLLTDLIDLMTIPSKAKLVKECFVPLAQSISVNITGDDLLVLLKACISESKFVRTTVLETIDQEFDLSDLGFNEEIWIARFDTDAGNRELGKTIWEESNFSLDSSVPDKLLSFLNNKSESVRLSVAHSVASCLIELSDESLFAKTLDDLLSLYREKSRPPEPETNEFGLVINTDTPVDTWEERSGVALSLKFLAPLFKNPVLVEKVFRFLVYERVLIDKNEEIRLELKDAGMNIINQHGKANVETLISILENGLASKEGTAQDQDKLKESVIILYGNLAHHLDADDSRVVSIVSRLLKALDTPSEDVQLAISDCIAPLIILAHSNLADYFDKLYAKLFEGKSLAQRRGAAYGIAGLVKGEGLKALTDFDVTRNLEEASDDKSNAKKREGVLFAIECLSQSLGSMFEPYVLEMLPIVLKSFGDSSAEVRNATSYAAKEIMMNTTSYGIEKLIPMAIDNLDDISWRAKKGSVQLLGSMAYLDPAQLSSSLPTIVPEIVGVLNDSHKEVRKAADRALKQFGEVIRNPEIQKLVPTLLKAIGDPTKYTDAALDGLINTQFVHYIDGPSMALIIHVIDRGMHDRSASTKKKAAQIVGNMSILVDSKDLLPYLPMLVSQLQESIVDPVPQTRATAARALGILVERLGEDRFPDLIPKLLAILQDESRPGDRMGSAQALAEVIRGLGLSKLDELLPEILTGTNSPKAYVREGFLPILLFLPACLGNRFAPYLSKAIPPILNGLADSDDDIRDIALRAGRLIVSNYANKAIDLLLPELEKGMSDDNARIRLSSVELTGDLLFKISGISGNQAFSEDPTILSNVAKTFNEILGEERRNQILSSLFVCRSDISGGVRIGATNIWKALVANTPKTVKEILPTLTQIIVRRLASSQIEQRTIAATALGDMVKRVGSNALSQILPTLEESLVLSDADAKQGICIALRELIESSSTSSIEQYQDILVRIIRSALTDANSSVRETAAQAFDVLQGTIGNSAIDDVLPQLLEKLESDNQSEDALSALQEIMSKKSDVIFPILIPTLLKVPINAKALSALSQVAGSALYRKLSTIINALVNAILEGQGDREELLSALSSIVLSVNTDEGSHPLMREILALMRNEDHEKAVVIFEVLPRFFEESSLDYSVYAQDIVTQCIFALDDKDRTVAKNSFNSLSALVNKLPKEQLDSLVAPAEQTLSLIGKTGEDLYAFSLPRGPNCVLPIFLYGLMYGDSQQREQSANAIAFIVEHTPATTLKPFVTIIVGPLIRVIGERFSADVKSAILLALNKLFGKIPQYLRPFIPQLQRTFIKSLSDPSSDILRTRAAKALGTLIKYQPRVDPLVTELLAGARAIGSTNIGIQTSILKALLEVVDKAESKMSERCKNGIMSLVENEVFKDDVGEETVVAYARLIGSLSKILSKDEATNLLSSKVLNADMNDSNSARFAVLVLNALLKDSPDNIFAYGMFAEICEFIEKACDSNMPYVSDNSVIALGKLLLSSDKMKASVEDYEDSLDNLIQQLCVSIQKPVSNSLDTRRLALIVIRTICRYQYEFVVKSHLEIFVPSVFVCVRDPVIPVKLAAEKCFLAVLNLVSDESNANYKCWIESNNGATVVKSAAGTSIQMKSISEYVKRVATRLAKVERERIASGGDKEVMFSDQYEDEREIWAVGGVDLSKD; encoded by the coding sequence ATGCCCGGACAGATTTCCAATAAGACACTATGGCTAGAAGAAGTTATCCCTCAGATAGATGTGCTGATGTCGACTTCTTCTACCAGTTCATTAAACAAGGCTTTATCGAAACTTCATACTAgtttaaagaaaaaggaagctGCTTCAGAGTTGACGGTCAAGCAAGTCGAGCTTATATGGATCAGTATATTCAACTCATTTACTAGATGTCCGTTTGACTCAAAGTTAAGTCAACTGGTGATGCGGGTTTTCTCAGATATTTTGGCCTTGGACTTTGACATTTATGCTGAGAAGCTTTGCAAATTCATCTACACCTGTTCATTAAAACCCATTGCTACTGCCGTCGAATTGACTCTTCTCGGCTGGAttacttttctttgcaGAGAACTTACTGAAAAACACTCATTCTATGGTGTAGTCTGTGACCTACTAGTCCCATCTTCTGTCCTTTTGTTCAATCATGTATCCGAAAGAATAGCCGATCTAGACaaaaaagatcatcatAAAATTAGATCTTTAGGTACTGTCATATCGGAGATCAAGAGTCAGTATATGCTTATATTGAGTTATTACAGCGAAGATGACAACTGCCTTGATAAATTGGTTACTGCTATCTGCAATGAGAGGTTACCAATCAACGGGATCCTCGCCAATATCGGTATTTTGTCTGGTGCTGCTTTAGAATTGAAGACCAGACGTAATTTCCCCAAACCATATGATCAGCTAAACTCAAATGCTATGGAGATAGTGAAATTCTTTGACAATGAATGTTTGGGACCGAAAGTATCGTTAACTTTTGCCTCTCTGCATCAGTTTGAGCACTTTGTGGCCTGCTTTGTACACCAAAGTGAGTTTTTAGAGCTCTTACCCAGTTTGCAGAAGGCTTCCTTGAGAAATTCTGAAATGGCTTTCAATAAAGTGATTCCCTCAATCTTCAAAGCGGTCGACAGCTCCAAATTTGACGTTATAAATACAGTCGTCTCAAGCAGGAAgtttttctcctctttaatGTCTTCATTGAAGTCTTCTAAAGTTACTGTGAGAGAAGGTGGTGCTTCTGCCATTGCTGTCTTGGTTTCCAAACTCTCCCAGACATCTCAGAAAGAACCTCTGGTTGAGTTATTGGCTGAACTTTTtaagattttgaagagtcttTCCCCAACTGCAACTGAGCAGAAAGTTCTTATTTATCGCATTATATCTTCTGTCCCCGCAATAATCCCTacagatgttgaagataagATTATTACCGATGTTCTCAGTTGTTCTTCTAGTGACACCCACGAGGAGTCTTTGTCTGCCAGTTTACGTACAGCcttcagtttcttcttgcaCACTCTTACTTCTGGTACTGCAAGTAGTGATCTCATCAACTCAGTTACTGCTTCGACCGAGAAGGGACTCAATGACAAAAACCAAAGTTTACGTGCCTGTTGGTGTATGTCTATCGGTTCCGCATTACTCCACGTCTCTGATAATGACAAGGTGAATCAGTTTATTACTGACAAAATTATTGGTTCGCTCTCTGAGATCTTAAAGACTTGTATCAGATATCCACTTCCGAGTGTTACTAATAAGTTGATTGGTGGCGGATATGCCGCAGCTTACATTCTCATGTTTTTGAACAAGAACTGTAGGGAGATAGTTCTCAAGTCTCTTGTGGGAGTTGACTCAAAGCCTTGTATATTGACCAATTTGAAACTCATTGAGAAACTTACCTCGGAGGAAACCCAAATATGGTTTATACGAGCACTATACTCTGCGGCTTCCTTTTTGGAAGATAACTCGATGAGCTTTGGCTATGTCGCCTTGTATACCTGCATATCTCGAAACGTTTTGAATAAGGCTCACATCTTATCTTATAGATTGCTCCATGAATCCATAacgagaaatcaaaaacCTATTTGTGCTTCCTGCATCTCTGCAGTTAATGATTTGATTCATCAACCGTGCACCTATGATCATGATCTCAACTTAGATACTCAATACCTTCACGCCTttatctcttctctcaCGAGACCATCTAGCGGCTTGGATAAGGAAATATTGGAAATTACTCTAATTGGACTTCTTATTCCTTGCTATCACGAGAAATTTGCGGTGCTTAGAAACAAATGGGTTGGGGTTTGTCAATCTGCTGACGTCGATCCTGGATACTTGGTTTCCAAATATGATTCGGCCATTATCGAACAGTTAAGTACTGCTCTGATGGAGGATACAGAAGTTACAGTTCCAAGCAATGTCTACTCAGCGGTTTGCAATGCTATTGCAAATATATCCTTTATATCTCCCTCAAGTACCGTTCCACGGTTGACACATATCATTGCCAAAGATATGGATACCATTTCCGACTtgaatattgatgatgagaaagtCGCTATCTGGAAGGGAAATGAAGGTGAAATGGTGGTGAATATTTTAGAGAAGAGCAATATAAAGAGACAACAGCTGTTGAATAAGAATTCCAAAGATTATGAGACCATGAAGTGGGAACAAGAGGTTCGTAAGAAGCTcgaggagaaaaagaaaattgcCAAGCAGCTGACCAAGGAGGAGAAAGTTTTGGTGGAACAGCAATTGAAGTACGAATCTTCGATTAGGAAAATAGTTGAAAAGCATTATCTTACACTTCGCCGTGGACTTGAAATTATCATTGCGCTTTCTAACGAAGCTTCAGCGGCTGATAATAATTCAGAAGAATGGTTTCCAGTGGCTGTTtcaaaaattttgaagctaCTAAATTCGGAATCAGCCAAGAAACTTGTTGGTGAACTTGCCACCAAATGCTTTCTTGCCATGTCTCGTGTATTAACCATTACCGGCTTGACAGGAACATCATCCATTAAATGGATTGGTGCTTCAACTTTGAGGTTGTATAATATTGAGTCCATCCCTCTCATCTATACTCCAAAGGATTTGACAGAGCTTATAAGTTCGCAGCTTTTCAGTTTGAAAATTTCATCGGACAAGGGACAGTTTACTTCCATCACGTTAATGTACCTCTTACCATTGTTGATTAGAGTTATAGAATATGGTAAGAAATATGTTACAACGAACCACAAGGAGAACCAGGTGCATATGGAGGATGACTATGTGGACGAGGCTCCGCAAGAGGAACAATTGGCTTTGGCTCTTTCAATCATTTCTTCTAATAGTGAAACGTTTGCCGATGAAAACATTCCGAGATTCAACCTATTGACTGATTTAATTGATTTGATGACCATTCCTTCTAAGGCCAAATTGGTGAAGGAGTGCTTTGTTCCTTTGGCTCAAAGCATTTCTGTTAATATCACAGGTGATGACTTGCTAGTTCTGCTTAAAGCATGTATTAGCGAGTCCAAATTTGTGAGAACCACCGTATTGGAAACAATTGACCAGGAATTTGATCTTTCGGATTTAGGTTTCAACGAAGAAATCTGGATTGCCAGGTTTGATACAGATGCGGGAAACAGGGAGCTCGGTAAAACTATTTGGGAAGAGAGTAATTTCTCCTTGGACAGTTCTGTTCCAGATAAACTTCTTTCGTTTTTGAACAACAAATCCGAGTCAGTTAGACTTTCTGTGGCTCATTCTGTTGCCAGCTGCCTTATCGAATTAAGTGACGAGAGCCTTTTTGCTAAAACTTTGGATGACTTACTAAGTTTGTATCGAGAAAAATCTAGACCTCCAGAACCAGAGACTAACGAATTCGGTTTAGTCATTAACACCGATACTCCAGTTGATACTTGGGAGGAGAGAAGTGGTGTTGCTCTGAGCCTCAAATTTTTGGCTCCTCTATTCAAGAATCCAGTTCTAGTTGAAAAAGTGTTTAGATTCCTTGTGTATGAGCGTGTGTTGATTGATAAGAACGAAGAGATTCGACTGGAATTGAAAGACGCTGGTATGAATATCATTAACCAACACGGCAAAGCTAATGTTGAAACGCTAATTTCGATCCTTGAGAATGGATTGGCCTCAAAGGAAGGGACTGCACAGGATCAGGataaattgaaagagagcGTGATTATATTGTATGGCAACTTAGCACACCATCTGGATGCAGATGATTCTAGAGTGGTAAGCATTGTCTCTAGGTTGTTGAAAGCATTGGACACACCTTCTGAAGATGTTCAGCTTGCTATTTCGGACTGTATTGCACCTCTTATTATTCTCGCCCATTCTAATCTTGCAGATTATTTTGACAAGCTTTATGCCAAGCTTTTTGAAGGAAAGAGCTTGGCTCAAAGAAGGGGTGCCGCGTACGGTATCGCTGGTTTAGTGAAAGGTGAGGGTCTTAAGGCTCTTACAGATTTCGACGTCACTAGaaatttggaagaggcatCGGATGATAAGTCTAATgcgaagaagagagaggGGGTTCTATTTGCTATTGAATGTCTATCTCAATCATTGGGTTCCATGTTCGAGCCTTATGTTCTTGAAATGCTACCTATTGTGCTTAAAAGCTTTGGCGATTCTTCCGCAGAGGTGAGGAATGCTACTAGCTATGCTGCCAAGGAAATCATGATGAACACCACCAGTTACGGTATTGAAAAGCTTATTCCGATGGCTATCGACAACCTTGATGATATCTCGTGGAGAGCCAAGAAGGGATCCGTACAATTGCTTGGTTCAATGGCCTACTTAGATCCTGCGCAATTGTCTTCTTCGCTTCCAACCATTGTTCCGGAGATCGTTGGCGTACTCAACGATTCACACAAGGAAGTAAGAAAGGCTGCAGATAGGGCATTAAAGCAGTTCGGTGAAGTTATCAGAAATCCTGAAATTCAAAAGCTCGTCCCAACCTTATTGAAGGCTATAGGAGATCCTACCAAATATACAGATGCTGCGTTGGATGGTTTGATCAACACACAATTTGTTCATTATATTGACGGACCATCAATGGCTTTGATCATTCATGTGATTGATAGAGGCATGCATGATAGATCTGCCTCCACGAAGAAAAAGGCTGCACAGATTGTTGGTAATATGTCTATTTTAGTGGATAGCAAAGATTTACTACCATACTTGCCTATGTTGGTTTCTCAGTTGCAAGAGTCTATTGTTGATCCGGTTCCTCAGACTAGAGCCACTGCCGCCCGGGCATTAGGTATATTGGTGGAGAGATTAGGTGAGGATAGATTCCCAGACTTGATACCAAAACTTCTGGCTATTTTGCAAGACGAGTCTAGACCCGGGGACAGAATGGGATCTGCCCAGGCTTTGGCAGAGGTTATCCGTGGCCTTGGCTTGTCGAAATTGGACGAATTGTTACCTGAGATTCTTACTGGTACTAACTCTCCGAAGGCATATGTTCGTGAGGGATTTCTGcctattcttctcttcttacctGCCTGCTTAGGCAATCGATTTGCCCCTTACTTATCTAAGGCAATTCCACCTATTTTGAATGGATTGGCCGATTCCGATGATGACATCAGAGATATCGCTTTGAGAGCAGGTCGTCTCATCGTTTCCAATTATGCTAACAAGGCTATCGACTTGTTGCTTCcagaattggagaaggGTATGTCGGATGACAATGCTCGTATTAGATTGTCTTCCGTGGAATTAACGGGAGACTTATTATTTAAGATCAGTGGTATCAGTGGCAATCAGGCCTTCTCAGAAGACCCAACGATTCTTAGCAATGTTGCCAAGACTTTCAACGAGATTCTTggagaggaaagaagaaatcagatATTATCTTCGTTATTCGTTTGCAGGTCGGATATTTCTGGTGGTGTTAGAATCGGGGCTACCAACATATGGAAAGCATTGGTTGCTAATACTCCAAAAACTGTCAAAGAGATCTTGCCTACCCTCACCCAGATTATTGTGCGTCGTTTAGCATCTTCTCAGATAGAGCAGAGGACTATTGCGGCTACAGCTTTGGGTGATATGGTTAAGCGTGTCGGCAGTAACGCACTCTCTCAAATATTACCCACCTTGGAAGAGTCGCTTGTGTTAAGCGATGCTGATGCCAAGCAAGGTATATGCATTGCTCTCCGCGAGTTGATTGAATCTAGTTCTACCTCCAGTATTGAACAATATCAGGATATTCTTGTCAGAATCATTCGTTCTGCTCTTACTGACGCTAACTCGAGTGTTAGAGAGACTGCTGCACAGGCATTCGATGTTTTACAAGGAACCATTGGTAACTCTGCCATTGATGACGTACTTCCTCAGTTATTAGAGAAGCTTGAAAGTGATAACCAATCCGAGGATGCACTTTCCGCTTTACAGGAGATAATGTCCAAGAAATCAGATGTGATTTTCCCAATTTTGATTCCAACTTTGTTGAAGGTTCCGATCAACGCTAAGGCTCTCAGTGCCTTGTCTCAAGTCGCTGGTTCAGCGTTGTATAGGAAATTATCTACAATCATCAATGCTCTTGTCAATGCAATTTTGGAGGGACAAGGtgacagagaagaattaCTGTCAGCATTGTCCAGCATCGTTCTTTCTGTCAACACCGATGAAGGCTCTCATCCATTAATGCGGGAGATCTTGGCATTGATGCGAAATGAAGATCATGAAAAAGCAGTCGTCATTTTTGAGGTTTTGCCTAGATTCTTCGAAGagtcttctttggattaCTCTGTCTATGCTCAGGACATAGTTACACAATGCATTTTTGCTTTGGATGATAAGGATAGAACTGTGGCTAAAAACAGTTTCAACTCTCTTTCAGCATTGGTTAATAAATTGCCGAAGGAGCAGCTCGATTCGTTAGTTGCACCCGCAGAGCAAACTTTGTCGCTTATCGGAAAGACTGGAGAGGATTTGTATGCCTTCTCTTTACCAAGGGGCCCAAACTGTGTGTTGccaatctttctttatggCTTGATGTATGGCGATAGCCAACAGAGGGAACAGTCCGCAAACGCTATTGCTTTTATTGTCGAGCATACGCCAGCTACGACCTTGAAACCTTTTGTTACTATCATCGTTGGTCCTCTTATTAGAGTTATAGGTGAGAGGTTTTCAGCAGATGTTAAGAGCGCCATCTTGTTGGCCTTGAATAAATTGTTTGGCAAGATTCCTCAATATTTGCGTCCGTTCATTCCTCAATTACAGAGAACTTTTATTAAATCTTTGAGTGATCCTTCAAGTGATATTCTCAGAACGAGGGCAGCCAAGGCGTTAGGTACATTAATCAAATATCAACCAAGAGTTGATCCATTGGTTACTGAGTTGTTGGCCGGCGCTCGGGCTATCGGTTCGACAAACATTGGAATCCAAACATCGATTTTGAAAGCTTTACTTGAAGTGGTCGATAAGGCAGAAAGTAAGATGAGTGAACGTTGTAAGAACGGTATAATGTctcttgttgaaaatgaagtttTCAAGGATGATGTTGGCGAAGAGACTGTTGTGGCATATGCAAGATTGATCGGCTCATTATCTAAGATTTTGAGTAAGGACGAGGCAACAAACTTGTTGAGCAGTAAAGTTCTCAACGCTGATATGAATGATAGTAATTCCGCAAGGTTTGCTGTTTTGGTGCTCAACGCTCTCTTGAAAGATTCTCCGGATAATATCTTTGCCTATGGAATGTTTGCCGAGATATGCGAATTCATTGAGAAAGCTTGTGATTCGAATATGCCTTACGTGAGCGACAATTCCGTTATCGCTCTTGGtaagcttcttctttcttctgataaAATGAAGGCTTCAGTCGAAGATTATGAAGATTCGCTTGATAATTTGATTCAACAATTATGCGTCTCTATTCAGAAACCCGTTTCCAACTCACTCGATACCAGAAGATTGGCATTGATTGTTATCAGAACTATTTGCAGATACCAGTATGAGTTCGTTGTCAAGTCACATTTGGAGATATTTGTTCCGTCTGTTTTTGTGTGCGTTAGAGATCCTGTGATTCCTGTTAAATTGGCAGCGGAGAAATGCTTCTTAGCAGTTCTAAACTTAGTGAGTGACGAGTCTAACGCCAATTACAAGTGCTGGATTGAATCTAACAATGGTGCTACCGTCGTGAAATCTGCTGCTGGCACTTCTATTCAGATGAAATCCATTTCTGAATATGTGAAAAGAGTGGCTACACGTTTGGCTAAAGtggaaagagagagaatCGCTTCTGGTGGCGATAAAGAAGTCATGTTTTCTGATCAATATGAAGACGAGAGGGAGATTTGGGCTGTTGGAGGAGTGGATTTAAGTAAAGATTGA